In Phaeodactylum tricornutum CCAP 1055/1 chromosome 21, whole genome shotgun sequence, the following proteins share a genomic window:
- a CDS encoding predicted protein, translating into MNKTLLNGSGPIQGLKHHVQQRGAEVLSSFDKNIPPWPTHFVVSEQVQEPLSIAQALGFDSLEEMSSFLYDHSIVCATRRWVHRGDRLDKPPLEEPTMMETYLGIGPKRKCKRHRTNKNEESNDSQSSRSNVYKTNQSLSEAFRTLSKRHQEMPLNGELDAWKSYSFQITAGRLLHLGFEIRDSPEVLRHLASINGFGSSTMDIITDYLRTQQCSRLRNLESDPDRVAMKNMMNIWGVGRVRAKELVDAGFKRINEVRQAVELGNLQLERNQYIGVLCYDDLLEKMDRTEVESIGKIISNIFKMSYPEAEVCVMGSYRRGKHACGDVDILITHEDYNHTVPPKALGQFIDELRQQGHIAYHLTFISGMKHELYETIPDAPSHWSPQRDKRDKSSSSSYMGVFKSPCMTGKKRRVDIKFYPWREKAFASLYFTGNGYFNRSMRLWATRKFNYTLNDHGVFDRGSLVRVLDTTSEKEIFEFLDISWREPKERDSFDAVKGKKNGESAAQLEGFSSFTSFRELSGKGRNTTSGGAPLDRPIPASTRFLVPHNKIPRDDVMHNQLYDSKALTKN; encoded by the exons ATGAATAAGACCCTATTGAATGGATCAGGTCCAATTCAAGGCTTGAAACATCATGTACAACAGCGTGGCGCTGAGGTGCTCTCCTCTTTTGACAAGAATATCCCGCCTTGGCCGACGCATTTTGTCGTGAGTGAACAAGTCCAGGAGCCACTTTCGATTGCACAAGCACTGGGTTTCGATTCCTTGGAAGAAATGTCATCTTTTCTGTACGACCATAGCATTGTTTGCGCCACGCGGAGGTGGGTTCATCGCGGGGATCGACTGGACAAGCCGCCTCTGGAGGAACCTACCATGATGGAAACGTATCTTGGAATAGGTCCTAAGCGAAAATGCAAACGACATAGAACGAACAAAAATGAAGAGTCGAACGATTCGCAAAGTTCACGGTCGAATGTTTACAAAACTAACCAATCTCTATCGGAAGCCTTTCGGACCTTGTCTAAACGTCACCAGGAAATGCCGCTGAACGGAGAACTGGATGCTTGGAAGTCTTATTCGTTTCAAATTACGGCGGGTCGATTGCTGCATCTAGGCTTCGAAATCAGAGATAGCCCGGAGGTTCTTCGCCATCTCGCGTCGATCAACGGGTTCGGCTCGTCGACGATGGATATCATTACAGATTATCTACGAACGCAGCAGTGCAGCCGTTTGCGTAATCTGGAATCAGATCCGGATCGGGTTGCTATGAAGAATATGATGAATATCTGGGGTGTAGGTCGGGTTCGAGCCAAGGAGTTGGTGGATGCTGGCTTTAAGAGGATTAATGAGGTTCGGCAAGCTGTCGAATTAGGGAACCTACAATTGGAAAGAAACCAATACATTGGCGTATTGTGTTACGACGATTTGCTGGAAAAGATGGATCGAACGGAAGTCGAAAGTATCGGTAAGATTATATCTAACATTTTCAAAATGTCCTATCCTGAGGCGGAAGTGTGTGTAATGGGAAGCTATCGACGAGGGAAGCACGCTTGCGGGGATGTTGACATTCTTATTACACACGAAGATTATAATCACACGGTCCCACCGAAAGCACTGGGACAATTTATCGACGAACTACGGCAACAGGGACACATCGCATATCACTTGACATTTATCTCCGGCATGAAGCATGAGCTATATGAAACAATCCCAGATGCACCAAGTCACTGGTCGCCGCAGCGCGACAAACGAGACAAATCTTCGAGCAGCTCCTATATGGGTGTTTTCAAATCACCTTGTATGACGGGTAAGAAGCGCCGAGTTGATATTAAATTTTATCCTTGGCGAGAAAAGGCTTTCGCGAGTCTTTACTTCACCGGAAATGGCTACTTCAATCGATCGATGCGCCTTTGGGCAACACGCAAATTCAACTATACGTTAAACGACCATGGTGTTTTCGATCGAGGATCTCTTGTTCGCGTTTTAGACACGActtccgaaaaagaaattttTGAATTTCTTGATATAAGTTGGAGGGAACCCAAGGAAAGAGATTCCTTTGACGCTGTGAAAGGCAAGAAAAATGGCGAAAGTGCAGCGCAATTAGAAGGTTTTTCAAG TTTCACGTCGTTCCGTGAGCTCAGTGGGAAGGGACGAAACACGACATCTGGTGGAGCTCCACTTGACAGGCCAATCCCGGCATCGACACGATTCCTTGTCCCACACAACAAGATTCCTCGCGATGACGTTATGCACAACCAACTCTACGACTCGAAAGCACTAACGAAAAACTGA
- a CDS encoding predicted protein — MSHTPPIRRPLHNQASDGPETGLNRLPYRDFATLSTPEVLKEVKDDPKQPTQTRAPSKSRFPIVLHRLLEQAPVEDYENVISWCPHGRAFIIHQRDRFTKDIMPTYFRHQSQFASFQRQLNLYGFLRLTRKGPDRGSYYHELFLRGRPSLCHHIHRLRINGNEVRQSTIPEMEPDFAALPPVNQPIIDSFATVANAARRSLARSDSESENEPTANIISGNEDSASLVRDIPSLLIRSGALPVAQNTGPRERSVEEKTTEEIYYELFPEDRQRLRNRLPIMSVPEVAGSSVAARLPSSQGDTKPSPSKRPRRNSNLSTPKPGTSSIGSTPDDVKSGSKDESPPSVDLEMAPRETADMALFLDDVDLD, encoded by the coding sequence ATGAGCCACACTCCGCCGATTCGTCGTCCTTTACATAATCAGGCTTCAGATGGTCCAGAAACGGGTTTGAATAGGTTGCCATATCGAGATTTCGCAACTCTGTCAACCCCGGAGGTTTTGAAAGAAGTAAAAGATGATCCCAAGCAACCAACACAAACGCGGGCGCCGTCGAAGTCCCGGTTCCCGATTGTTCTGCATAGACTTTTGGAACAAGCACCTGTTGAGGACTATGAAAATGTAATATCGTGGTGCCCTCATGGCCGTGCTTTCATAATCCATCAACGCGATCGGTTCACAAAGGATATAATGCCAACATACTTTCGTCATCAGTCGCAATTTGCTTCATTTCAGCGTCAGTTAAACCTCTATGGTTTTCTTCGGCTAACCCGCAAAGGACCGGATCGGGGTTCCTACTACCATGAACTCTTTCTTCGAGGTCGTCCATCGCTTTGTCATCATATTCACCGGCTAAGAATAAATGGAAACGAGGTGCGTCAAAGCACAATCCCAGAAATGGAGCCGGATTTTGCAGCACTGCCCCCTGTTAATCAGCCCATAATCGATTCGTTTGCTACCGTAGCAAATGCTGCGAGGAGAAGTTTGGCAAGGTCAGACTCAGAATCGGAGAATGAGCCGACGGCCAACATTATTTCAGGAAATGAGGATTCTGCTTCGTTGGTCCGCGACATACCTTCGCTTCTCATCCGTAGCGGAGCTCTGCCAGTTGCTCAAAATACGGGACCCCGGGAGCGGTCGGTAGAAGAGAAAACAACTGAAGAGATCTACTACGAGCTGTTTCCTGAGGATCGACAACGACTTCGGAATCGACTGCCGATTATGTCGGTACCCGAGGTAGCGGGATCGTCTGTAGCCGCTCGTTTGCCTTCATCACAAGGTGACACAAAGCCTTCACCCTCCAAGCGACCGCGTCGGAACAGCAATCTTTCTACTCCAAAACCAGGGACAAGTAGCATTGGCAGCACGCCAGATGACGTGAAAAGCGGAAGTAAGGATGAATCTCCACCTTCTGTTGATCTTGAAATGGCCCCGAGGGAAACAGCTGACATGGCGTTATTCCTGGACGATGTTGACCTTGATTAG
- a CDS encoding predicted protein encodes MASSVSGKLKVLLFGTVGDETDALIEKVAALHGSKAGPFDAAFCVGPVNVARLLQNERTLTIPTYLQDDSLREEPNPSSPKSDWNHNAPEDCNQNFVPLAENLYLLRTPEHPAAANVWSLSVAPRKPALVVVACPARFRVDQTTVAQPLLDQLRHVSYTGCDLLLTTEAPQGMESIIGSESVTPSFPTPGSALAVSYDVAEVALLARARYHVVPSPNGLFQQSPAFAHLSATTHTTNTLHVGRVLTLGPVQPVTDWKIAPKTHKFVHALGLQPLHQQSITEQQGQRPAHVLTNPFTDTAYQRDGPPSTNGGHNSGLSEASARRILAEEQHKRSGGDPSQRWSSTGPHRPKRSRENDYQEQNVDLTCRTLFLHGLHKDVSGQLQSATGGDQVLLQALASFGAEQIRRPPQATTSSFCFCEFGTHDQALQCLQTLGGSLTVHGVLLTVKWATTVNAATGPDGSNPKRQRLTEPEARESSTIHYKLPPQMLNGPNSPSHETVAETLRTWMEHTLEYALASEDDTDHATPTVQAADEPALQVQKRLPSDEAMTFGFLDFASHAAASMALATLTGSTDGGRVTMENAKRVPEVFKSLWGGSAADTQPLYLNWARPKEADVHNIIEDASGFKFERRHFPADARKDCWFCLASEACEKHLITGVYQSCYAAMPKGPVHQGHVLLIPVKHSSQGALKDSIVAQEMDALKSKLRKHAYSVYDSDLFVFERAIQTKGGYHTHVQCVPVPKRSGIQLQSTMIAQARKTGMQLRELTSDLALAAMFTDEDNEGGYFYAEIPLAGTDFKRFLYKADGQGQTPLQFGREVIAAVLGKPSLAHWKSCLLDREEETAMASLFRESFEKFCLD; translated from the coding sequence ATGGCATCGTCGGTATCCGGCAAACTGAAAGTCTTGTTGTTTGGCACGGTGGGGGACGAAACGGACGCCTTGATCGAGAAAGTGGCAGCCCTGCACGGCAGCAAGGCGGGACCCTTTGACGCTGCCTTTTGTGTAGGACCCGTGAACGTAGCCCGTCTGCTCCAAAACGAACGGACTCTGACCATTCCCACCTATCTGCAAGACGATTCGTTACGTGAGGAACCAAACCCGTCCTCACCAAAATCTGATTGGAACCACAACGCTCCGGAAGACTGCAACCAAAATTTCGTACCACTCGCTGAGAATCTGTATTTATTGCGCACTCCAGAGCACCCTGCCGCCGCCAATGTGTGGAGTCTATCAGTGGCGCCCCGCAAACCCGCCCTGGTAGTAGTTGCGTGTCCCGCACGCTTCCGCGTCGACCAAACCACCGTCGCCCAACCCTTGCTCGATCAACTCCGTCACGTTTCCTATACCGGATGCGACTTGTTGCTGACTACAGAAGCTCCGCAAGGCATGGAATCAATTATTGGCTCGGAATCCGTAACACCGTCGTTTCCAACGCCCGGATCGGCCCTCGCCGTCTCCTACGACGTGGCCGAAGTCGCCTTGTTGGCACGGGCCCGTTACCACGTGGTGCCATCCCCCAACGGACTCTTTCAACAATCACCCGCCTTTGCCCATTTGTCCGCCACGACCCATACCACCAATACCCTTCATGTGGGTCGCGTCCTGACGCTCGGACCGGTACAGCCCGTGACGGACTGGAAAATCGCCCCCAAAACTCACAAATTCGTTCACGCCCTGGGACTACAACCCCTCCACCAACAATCGATTACGGAGCAGCAAGGTCAACGACCCGCACACGTTTTGACCAATCCCTTCACCGACACTGCCTATCAAAGGGATGGTCCTCCCAGCACGAACGGTGGCCACAATAGCGGACTTTCGGAAGCCAGTGCGCGCCGCATTCTGGCGGAAGAACAGCACAAACGATCCGGCGGAGATCCGTCCCAACGATGGAGTAGTACAGGTCCCCACCGTCCCAAACGATCGAGGGAAAACGACTACCAGGAACAGAACGTCGACCTAACATGTCGTACGCTCTTTTTGCACGGCCTGCACAAGGACGTATCCGGACAATTGCAAAGCGCCACTGGCGGGGATCAGGTACTACTGCAAGCATTGGCTAGCTTCGGAGCCGAGCAAATTCGACGACCGCCGCAAGCCACGACCAGcagtttttgtttttgtgaaTTTGGAACACACGACCAAGCTCTCCAATGCCTGCAAACCCTGGGCGGAAGTTTGACCGTCCACGGTGTGCTCCTCACCGTCAAGTGGGCCACCACTGTGAACGCGGCCACCGGCCCGGATGGATCCAATCCGAAACGTCAACGTCTCACCGAACCCGAAGCCCGTGAATCGTCGACTATACACTATAAGCTACCCCCACAGATGCTGAACGGTCCGAATTCTCCTTCTCACGAAACCGTCGCCGAAACCCTACGGACCTGGATGGAGCATACGTTGGAATACGCTTTGGCGTCAGAAGATGACACGGACCACGCCACACCCACCGTCCAGGCCGCGGACGAACCCGCTTTGCAAGTCCAAAAGCGCCTACCGTCCGACGAAGCCATGACGTTTGGGTTTTTGGATTTTGCCTCGCACGCTGCGGCCAGTATGGCTTTGGCGACATTAACGGGCAGTACGGATGGAGGTCGAGTGACAATGGAGAATGCCAAACGCGTTCCCGAGGTATTCAAATCGCTGTGGGGCGGGAGTGCGGCGGATACGCAGCCGTTGTATTTGAACTGGGCGCGCCCGAAGGAAGCGGACGTGCACAATATTATTGAAGATGCTTCCGGTTTTAAATTTGAGCGTCGCCATTTCCCTGCCGATGCACGAAAGGATTGCTGGTTTTGCTTAGCCAGTGAAGCTTGTGAAAAACATTTAATTACGGGAGTGTATCAAAGTTGCTACGCGGCAATGCCCAAAGGTCCAGTGCATCAAGGGCACGTTTTGTTGATTCCGGTGAAACACAGCAGTCAAGGAGCATTGAAAGATTCAATCGTTGCCCAAGAAATGGATGCACTCAAGTCAAAACTAAGAAAACACGCATACAGTGTCTACGATAGCGATTTATTTGTGTTTGAACGCGCCATTCAGACAAAGGGCGGTTATCATACCCATGTGCAGTGTGTTCCGGTTCCCAAAAGGTCGGGTATTCAGCTGCAGTCCACCATGATTGCCCAAGCGCGAAAGACCGGAATGCAATTGCGCGAACTTACCTCCGATCTCGCGCTCGCGGCCATGTTTACCGATGAGGATAACGAAGGGGGCTACTTTTATGCGGAAATACCGCTGGCGGGAACGGATTTCAAGCGCTTTCTATACAAAGCGGACGGTCAGGGACAGACTCCACTACAATTTGGCCGGGAAGTTATCGCAGCTGTCCTGGGTAAACCCAGCCTAGCACATTGGAAGTCCTGTCTGCTAGACAGAGAAGAAGAGACTGCAATGGCATCATTGTTCCGTGAATCTTTTGAAAAGTTCTGTTTAGATTAG
- a CDS encoding predicted protein, whose product MPQSTIPSAPSRRSASSTYDPALVQALFEQAYHLPGNDTAFQDWLAYMGNNHPILGLCLAHPAHPATRATRLLMLLASVTFGLVITNIFYLTWIYYEEDYEVELLALNTTTGVQLVDNTYGSVQVTTGMLILWFIGGMVHGVFDHVLWCMATGIFPCSGFPNVAKRSNNNNNNSNHTKGRERNWTLYIMIVIVMVSTAIATLGVVLNSAMNAEDRIDDVAQRAPAETLNSVDGAEVGEFMLGFALELVMAYVLYFPLGETILFTGILSCNGRLAMFAGRPQEIEQLREQQRPQAKTKSLQTESRIQSKQSAV is encoded by the coding sequence ATGCCACAATCTACGATTCCGTCGGCACCGTCCCGCAGGTCGGCCTCGTCCACGTACGATCCGGCGCTCGTCCAAGCCTTGTTTGAACAAGCCTACCATTTGCCGGGCAATGACACGGCCTTTCAAGATTGGCTCGCCTACATGGGTAACAATCATCCAATATTGGGGTTGTGTCTGGCTCATCCGGCGCACCCCGCGACCCGCGCCACACGTCTACTCATGCTACTCGCTTCGGTTACCTTTGGTCTCGTCATTACCAACATCTTTTACTTGACCTGGATCTACTACGAAGAAGATTACGAAGTTGAACTCTTGGCACTCAATACCACTACCGGTGTACAActtgtcgacaatacctACGGGTCCGTACAGGTCACCACCGGTATGTTGATCCTATGGTTCATTGGTGGGATGGTGCACGGTGTCTTTGATCATGTTCTGTGGTGCATGGCCACGGGTATATTCCCCTGCAGTGGCTTTCCAAACGTGGCCAAACGGAgtaataacaacaacaacaacagcaaccaTACAAAAGGCCGCGAACGCAATTGGACTCTGTACATCATGATTGTCATTGTCATGGTCTCCACAGCCATTGCCACACTCGGTGTCGTTTTAAATTCCGCTATGAACGCCGAAGACCGCATCGACGACGTGGCTCAACGGGCCCCGGCGGAAACCCTCAACTCGGTGGACGGCGCCGAAGTGGGCGAATTCATGCTAGGGTTCGCGTTGGAACTCGTCATGGCCTACGTTCTGTACTTTCCACTCGGGGAGACCATCCTCTTTACCGGCATTCTCAGCTGCAATGGGCGTCTGGCCATGTTTGCGGGTCGACCGCAAGAGATAGAACAACTCCGCGAACAGCAACGTCCGCAAGCCAAAACGAAATCGCTCCAAACCGAATCCCGcatccaatccaaacagTCCGCAGTGTAA
- a CDS encoding predicted protein: protein MKRLVTGALVFGIVFLVVLNDSITNKARSEALRRQSPFPQWNEQLLHDQAKPQRTVHFPFRDGCPHDCHEYRRDGALMTDEYYRVNLEWYLGEPEQYNPRTDWKLQKNSSSYSMGLNFQCPESFVRTFQKASRELGEKATKQLSTPDRTISIHPPKRMQLALTYLCCLDSEEASEAIAAMDEWLTQRDLFDLEVRFDEIQSWHEAPNAVATVLVADQASQQALMRLNHELSRHLQRSDIPVAVPREDQMPFHVALAGFRHGGRAESYDPSLDITSQLPTVYKLVQKVSDKYKDVWTKADRKGKVYVSKVRMAYSTFINVDREGKRNNEPSNEMVHDQDTDLPLASSLKIKRLFGILTIATAFIIIQQRRENSAFPQWNEKLIHGRAEPQRTLHFPFRTGCPHDCGAYRHVESSRFGSILNDEQDFYRVTVEWYFGEPEKYMPTVDWKAQRNSSSYKLGINFQCTESFVRTFQAASRDLHDQATKFLSTPSQPTTIHPQRRMHVSLSYLCCLNSEEAKRAIAAIDDWTGRAKFDMELRFDEIQAWHESPNSVTTIVLVDEASQQTLMRINHDLNQHLHRFDIPIAIQREDQMPFHATVAGFRYGSNGESYDPTLNIEPQLSTIYNFVHQVSQHELVFSEWEMKHVFLRQISDVKVNVVSSAVVRRFGLRFSFLSLSAPILCDVCLHTPQKPWEDAFMPFARGQTMEANTSGSTTDDVIDFLVPLQQNGHPFASYAVRTDTDVSFGRTVELCMRLTEVASSLSPKNAAAADTSSKNEASTLARRTLGRVDFLPALWAACGCNTRPNRDTDYEFAVMPGKSERSYPGLECVTINEIPLKNLPRFPRRGLELESNNEDTALVGWWRISAGDTLSLLPPPSLFHKNGMIEVDDNESDKAENKTQLVLLEPLRLQLMRGAATAVYENKAVGELRMRDTPISKTNGPRLSFTTDGASLDHTVVETKEVQRDIEQYQPERLQNDGDSNENIPHALDLSWRKPSTKNDVTQESLRSASKNSRAHDGNDKRDPSRMEEGLQVFSSVPKGPSHPPEYLQPISRATQGI from the exons ATGAAACGCCTTGTAACGGGAGCACTTGTATTTGGTATTGTGTTTCTGGTGGTACTAAACGACAGTATCACCAACAAAGCGCGGTCGGAAGCCTTACGACGACAGTCGCCATTTCCGCAGTGGAACGAACAACTGCTGCACGATCAAGCCAAGCCACAGAGAACGGTCCACTTTCCTTTCCGCGACGGATGCCCGCACGACTGTCACGAATATCGCCGGGACGGTGCTCTCATGACCGATGAGTATTACCGCGTAAACTTGGAATGGTACTTGGGGGAACCTGAGCAGTACAATCCCCGTACAGACTGGAAACTTCAAAAGAATTCTTCCTCTTACAGCATGGGACTCAATTTCCAGTGCCCCGAATCGTTTGTACGTACCTTTCAAAAGGCATCCCGCGAATTGGGCGAGAAGGCAACAAAGCAACTGTCAACACCAGACCGAACTATTTCGATCCATCCTCCGAAACGTATGCAGCTCGCCCTGACCTACCTCTGTTGTTTGGATAGCGAGGAGGCCAGTGAAGCCATTGCTGCTATGGATGAGTGGCTTACCCAACGGGATTTGTTTGACCTTGAAGTGCGATTTGACGAAATCCAAAGCTGGCACGAGGCTCCGAATGCAGTTGCGACCGTTCTAGTTGCCGACCAAGCTTCGCAGCAAGCTCTCATGCGACTCAATCATGAATTGAGCCGTCATTTGCAGCGCTCCGATATTCCCGTTGCTGTACCACGTGAAGACCAAATGCCATTTCATGTCGCGTTGGCTGGGTTTCGCCACGGAGGCCGCGCTGAATCGTACGACCCATCTCTTGACATTACGTCCCAACTTCCCACTGTCTACAAGCTTGTACAGAAGGTTTCGGACAAGTACAAGGACGTTTGGACCAAAGCTGACCGTAAAGGGAAGG TCTATGTTTCGAAGGTTCGCATGGCTTATTCCACATTTATTAAC GTCGACCGAGAGGGGAAACGCAACAATGAACCGAGCAATGAAATGGTGCACGATCAAGATACTGATTTACCGTTGGCATCCAGCCTTAAGA taaagcgCTTGTTTGGTATCTTGACGATTGCCACAGCGTTTATAATCATTCAGCAGAGACGAGAGAATAGTGCGTTTCCGCAATGGAACGAGAAGCTCATTCATGGTCGCGCCGAGCCACAGCGCACGCTGCATTTTCCGTTTCGGACCGGATGCCCGCACGATTGCGGTGCTTATCGTCACGTGGAGTCTAGTAGATTCGGCTCCATTCTCAACGACGAACAGGACTTTTACAGAGTTACCGTCGAATGGTACTTTGGGGAACCAGAAAAATATATGCCCACTGTTGATTGGAAAGCTCAAAGGAATTCTTCATCGTACAAGCTGGGTATTAATTTTCAATGCACGGAATCTTTCGTCCGCACATTCCAAGCCGCATCTCGAGACCTCCACGACCAAGCCACAAAATTTTTGTCGACTCCTAGCCAACCTACTACGATACATCCGCAAAGACGCATGCACGTTTCACTTTCCTACTTGTGCTGCCTGAATTCTGAAGAAGCGAAGCGTGCGATAGCTGCAATCGACGATTGGACGGGAAGAGCCAAATTTGATATGGAATTACGGTTCGACGAAATTCAAGCCTGGCACGAATCTCCGAACTCCGTGACGACGATCGTGCTGGTTGATGAAGCTTCGCAGCAAACACTTATGCGAATTAATCATGACTTAAACCAGCATCTGCATCGCTTTGACATTCCTATTGCGATCCAACGTGAGGACCAAATGCCCTTTCACGCTACCGTTGCTGGGTTCCGGTATGGTTCCAACGGCGAATCCTACGACCCAACGCTCAACATTGAACCACAACTATCGACCATTTACAATTTTGTCCATCAAGTTTCGCAGCA TGAGTTGGTGTTTTCCGAATGGGAGATGAAGCATGTTTTTTTGCGCCAAATTTCTGATGTCAAAG TTAATGTTGTTTCGTCTGCGGTCGTCCGTCGATTTGGGTTGcgcttttcctttctttcacTGTCGGCTCCAATTCTTTGCGATGTTTGTTTACACACTCCGCAGAAACCATGGGAGGACGCCTTCATGCCGTTCGCTCGTGGCCAAACGATGGAAGCAAACACTTCTGGTAGCACGACCGACGACGTGATTGATTTCCTCGTTCCGTTGCAGCAGAACGGGCATCCTTTTGCTTCCTATGCTGTACGAACCGACACGGATGTCTCGTTCGGTAGAACCGTGGAATTATGTATGCGTCTGACCGAAGTTGCATCGTCTCTATCGCCAAAGAACGCGGCTGCTGCAGATACTTCGAGCAAGAACGAAGCTTCGACGCTTGCTCGCCGCACACTTGGACGCGTAGACTTTTTACCAGCCTTATGGGCGGCTTGTGGGTGCAACACCAGGCCCAACCGCGATAC GGACTACGAGTTTGCCGTCATGCCTGGCAAGAGTGAGCGTTCCTATCCCGGATTGGAATGTGTCACCATCAACGAAATCCCGTTgaagaatttgccaagatttccTAGACGGGGGTTGGAGCTAGAAAGCAACAACGAAGATACCGCGTTGGTAGGTTGGTGGAGGATCAGTGCAGGAGACACGCTGTCGCTACTCCCGCCTCCTTCGCTATTCCACAAGAATGGAATGATTGAagtcgacgacaacgagaGTGACAAGGCAGAAAACAAAACGCAGCTTGTATTATTGGAACCCCTTCGGCTTCAACTCATGAGAGGAGCTGCCACCGCCGTTTATGAGAACAAAGCTGTAGGCGAACTACGGATGCGTGATACACCGATATCTAAAACCAATGGACCTAGGCTCTCATTCACGACGGATGGAGCATCGTTAGACCACACCGTTGTGGAAACGAAAGAGGTTCAGCGGGACATTGAACAATATCAACCAGAGAGACTTCAGAATGATGGCGACTCAAACGAGAACATACCACATGCGCTGGATCTCTCTTGGAGGAAACCCTCTACAAAGAACGACGTTACTCAGGAAAGTTTGCGTTCCGCCTCAAAAAATAGCAGGGCTCACGATGGAAACGACAAAAGGGATCCAAGTCGAATGGAGGAGGGTTTACAAGTTTTTTCTTCCGTACCGAAAGGTCCATCGCATCCGCCAGAGTATTTGCAACCGATCTCTCGAGCTACACAGGGAATTTGA